The Akkermansia sp. RCC_12PD genome contains the following window.
AAAGGGGGCGCCGGGCCCAGTCCGCCTTCTGGGAGGACTTGCTCAGCGTGACGCCGTGGAAATGCTCCACCAGGGCGGCCAGCCCGAACTGGCGGAATCCCAGCAGGCGCGCCGCCGTCTGGGTGTCCCAGATCATGGCAGGCAGCGTTTCCCAGGCGCGCTGGAACAGGCACATGTCATAATCGGCGCCGTGCATCCATACTTCCGTGTCCCGCAGCCAGTTGTAAAACGGGCTCATGTCTTCAATGGCGAGGGGGTCGATCAGGCAGGAACCCGTTTCATCGGCATACTGGATCAGGCAGATTTTTTCCTGATAGCGGTGCAGGCTGTCGGCTTCCAGATCCAGGACAACCCGCCCTTTTGGCTGTGCGGCGGCGCGTTTGCGCCATTCCAGTAGTTCCTCTTTCTCGCTGATCATTTTGTTGTAACCGGGCGGAATTGAACCATGTATCCGGACTGGGGGCAACTGGAAATGCAAAAAAAGTGACGATGGGACAATGATGTGTTGCCTATTTCCCCAAAATAGGGCACGAAGAAAGGCGTATGGAAGAGGAAGCAGCAGGCGCCGAACGCAATCACGGGGAACAGCCCCTGGAAGAACTGATGAAACGCTGGAATTTGACCAACCATGATCTGGTCGCCATTTCCACGGAGCAGCTCACCCACAAGCAGGTCCAGAAGGCACGCCAGGGGCGGCAGCTTACGCTGAAAATGATGCAGAAGGTGTGCCGCGCCCTGAACGTGGCCATCTGGGAAAAGCTTACTCCGGTGCAAAAGGAGCACTACTTTGAATACATGCACAAGCACGTATTCAGCTATGCCAAGGGGTATGATCCGGCCTGGAAGGACCCGAATCTGAACATGATGGCCTGAGACTCCGTTTCCGCCGTGCAAGTCCGGGAATTTCGGTATTTTGGACGTTCATGCCTCCCGGTCCGGCGGTTTTTCCCGACTGTTGCTTTTTAATTTGATTCCAGGGAATTGTGGAGAGGAGGGTTCCATCTCCTCTATTCCTTGATATAATCCTTTTTTGGGAAAAAACCGGAGGGAAAGCTTTTTTCATCAGCTTTCATCTTTCCGGGAAGTTTTTGCCGCCAATGGGAACGGTTGATGAATAATAATGAGTGCTTTGTCTTTTGCCGCGGATTTGCAGTCCGGGGTCAACCTGTAATTTTGAGGAAAAAGCGTTTGAGCCAAATTTACGCCCGTTTATCCAGATATTTTTTTCTTCCGGGAACAGTAGTTTTCCTGTTTTCGCGGATCAATGATGTCCGCAGCAACGCGGGGAGGAATCTTCCTCCCTTTTCCGCCGTTCGGAATTTTATTAGAACGGTAGATGCTTGTGGCCAGCGGATTGAAACGGGCAGAGGATGGAACCGGATGTGCTCGTTTTCCGGATCATGGGTACTGAATCAGGCCGGAGGAAAGCCGGATTGTTTCCACCGCCAGGGATTTCCGGATTGCAAATCCGGTATTTATTGCCCCGCCGATGACGGCTCCATTGAAAAATGAAAAAGTTTCCGTGACGCGTCCGGATTCCGAGGCAGCTCATTTCCTGTTTGAGGCGGGCATCGCCGTTCTTATTGACAGCCTTGAAATCCGGGTGTATATGGCGCGCACTTTTGTCTGAGCCTTGCATAAAGATAAACCAACAACCATGAAAAGCATTCTCTTTCTTATCTGTTGCGCTGGAGTTTTATCACTATTTCTTGATAAATCCTTTGCAGAAGGCTTTCCGGCTCTCTCCGGAAACACTCCCGCGGTTCAGCGTGATGCAGCCGTGCTGTTGAATGGAGATTATATGCTGGCTGTTAGCGATTATGAGGAATTGAAGGAAAAGGGAGGGCTGCTGGTACAGTACCCGGCCCGGCAGAAAAAATTATGGAAGGGCGTTACTTTTTATTTTGAAAACAGAGCGGGAAGAAAAGTGGACGCCGTGGTGGAACCTGCGGCCGGCCATTCCGGAACCGGGGAAGAGGTAGGCCTGGTGAGGATTTCCCCTCCTTTTCCCCTGAAGCCGGGAGAGGAATGGCATCTCAGGCGGAAGCTGCGTTCCGACGAGCTTTTCAACGGGAAAGTGGCGGTTTCCCACATTGGGCAGGAGTACACGTTCCAGGGCGACGAGGACGCCGCCGTCAAGCTGGTTCACGGGGTGCTGGCAAATGCCCTGGTTTCAGGTAGCAGCCGTCCGATGATGCATGATCCTTCCCAAGGAGGCAATATGCACCTGCCTTCTCCGCCTCCCCATCATTCGGACACGGGGAAAGACGGCTCCAAGCCGTCATCCGGAAAGGACGAGGAACAGGATAAGGAGGAACAGGGGAGTAAAGGCGAGCTGGAATAGGAGCCCCTCCGGCAGGAGGTTCCGGCCTGTTCGACGGCGGGAACCTGGAGGAATGCCGCGGAACCTTTGGTCGCCGGGGCGGACATTGTTGTGCCGTCAGGTGGGGCGGCCCGTCCGGAAGAGGGTTACGATGGCGCCGTAACGATGGAGGGTTCCGGAGACATTTTCCTGGAAAGTTCCAACGTGAGCGACGCTGGAAACAAGGATAAATATTACCGGATGGACATCAATCTGGCAGGTGGAGCGGATTCCAGGGTTTACTTGGGATTTTCCAATTCCACGGCCCGTACGGCCTTCCTGCAGGGCAGGATTGCGGGAACCGGAACCCTGGTGCTGGAAAACACCAGCCGCGCCCGCGTTTCCATCTTTGACCTGACCGGGGCGGATATGAGCGGTTTCAGCGGAACGCTGGAAACGGCGGCTCCCCGTTCCAAAATGGACGGCAACGGCAATTACAACACTCCCGTCCAGGTCCAGGCAGCGGGCGACATGCACTCCACCGTGGTGGACCTCTCCCTGATCCGCCAGGGAGGAACGAATCCGGGCGGCCTGGACAACTGGCTGACGTCCGGAGTCGGCACACCCGCCTATGTGGTGCTGAAGCTGGAAGGGGATTTGAGCACCGCCGGGCTTGAGGGGGACACGGCAGGCGGCTCCTCCCGCGTCACGGTCGGAAATGGAAAGACCGCTACCCTGACGGTCGATAATGCGGAAGACCATGAATTCAAGGGAATCATCGGAGGAGCAGGGGCGGACGGAGCCTACCATGCGGGCACTGCGGACAGGGACAGCTACACCACCGGAAAGGTTATTGAAGCGGACGGAACGGGAATCATCAACCTGGTCAAGAAGGGAACCGGCACCCAGACTCTTTATGCGGCCCATCTGGGCAGCCTGGATATTCAGAATGGAACGCTCCGCATAGGGGAAGGCGGCGGCATCACGCTGAAAGACGGTTTTTCCATGTCTTCCGGCGCACGGCTGGACATCGCCTCCGGCGCTTCCCTGACCCTGAACGGAAGCGCCCGTGCGTCCGAACTGGCCCTGATGTCCATTCAATCCTCCGGAACAATCACGTTCGGCCATGAGCTGGTCATGGACATGGAGGGAACGCTGGAGCTGGATTCCTCCGTCCAATTTTCCCATGGAAGCATGCTGACGGTAAATGCCCCCGGGCCGGACGCGGAATCCGGAATCTCCCGGAAGCTGGTTTCCGTGACTGACGGGCATGCGCTGTCCCTTTCCGAAGGAGTGTACAAGGAAATAATCCGGTATGCCGAGGGGAAGGATGCGGACGGCAACCGGATTTACCGGGACATCGACGTGTACGGCGGCATTACGCTGAACGTTCAGGGCAGCGACAGATGGCAAATGCTGCTGACCGGGCTGGATTCCTCCTCGCTGACCGGAACCTTTTTCGATACGGACAAATTCACCTATTATGTCTGGCAGGGAAATGCCTCCGGCTCCGCGGAAGGAAATGTATGGGCAGACGGTTCTTCCGGCAGCAGCCCGTGGGAGGGCGGCCTGACCTTCCGGAATGGAGACCGGGAAGTCTGCTTCGGCATGAAGGATTTGTCCGGAAAGGACATCAACAGCTTTGACGTTTGCATTGAGGGCACGGTGGGTATTTCCAGCATGACGGTCACGGTGGACAAGACGGCGAATAACGGTCTGGGCTACAGGTTCCATGCAGTGGCGGAAGGCGGCGGCTGCATTGCGGATGGGGAGGCGGATGCTCCGGGCTATCTGCGCAAGGAGGGGCAGGGAATGCTGACGCTGGCTACCTGCAATACGTTCTCCGGAGGCACGGAGATTCTGGAGGGCAGCATCCTTGCGGCACGCGAAGGAGCGCTTGGCTCCGGCAGCATCCGCATGGCGGACGGGACGCAGCTCTACATCAACTATCCGTTCGCGAACGAACTGGACAGCTCCTACCGCAATCCAACGATTTCCAACGACATTCAGATAGGCTTCTCCTCCAAGGACTCGGCCCGGGTTATCATTGGCTATTCGCCGATGTCCCTGGCAGAACGGGATGAAAACTCGGAAAACAACTCCGGCTACCAGTGGGACTACCTGACCTCCCGCCACTGGCGCACCCTGAGTCTGACAGGAAGGCTCAGCGGGTATGGTGAACTGACGCTGATGGGCTATACCTCCACTACGTCCAACGGGGCGGACAAATGGGCGAGCATGTTCCGCATAAGCGACGAAAACCTGCCGGAAGGGGAAAAATCCGATTTCAGTGGCACGGTGAAACTGGACAACTACATCCTGTATTCCTCTGCCAAATCCTCCGCCAATGCCAACGCCAACAACGACCGCCTTGACGTCCGCAAGCCGGGAGCGGTTCAGCTTTCCATAGAAGACGACGCTCTGAGGAACGCCAGGGTAGACCTGACGCGCGGGCATGCGGTGAATGCCTCCGACAACGGAACCGCCTTTGAAGGCAAGGAGCGCATGGACCTGTACCACATTCTCCTGGTCCGGTCAGATTCCATTCTGGCGGGATTGCAGGGAGACCTGATCGGCAAGACGCAGGACACGGAATACTACGGCGGCACCTATTCCATCGCCGGAGAAGTGGACACCCTGCGCGTTCTGACCAATTCCACCAGTACGCTGACACTTGATGTGAGGGAGGCGGATGAACTGTATTTTGACTGTGACATTCTTCCGGTGGAACAGGCGGAATATCCGCTTCTGTCCATTACGGGTGTGGAGGGGATAGCGGATTCCGGCCGCCTGAATCTGGACGGAGATGTGCTGGTGCGCTTTTCCGGATATAACTTCAGCGGCACGAGCACGATTGACAAGGAGTACTACCTGGTAACCACGGAAAACGGCATTTTTGTCAACGGCAGCCTGGGAGGATTCCAGACGCGTACGATTTCCGTGGGCGGCGGCTATTTCGGCATTATCAAGATTACAGAGGATTCCCTGAATCTGGTCATGACTGTCACCAATACTCCCACCCGCACCTGGTACAATGGGGAAAGCGGGGAAAATGACGAGGCCGTGGCGGCTACGGACAATGTCTGGTATTGCCAATACGGAGGCGGATGGCCAGGGAACAGACCGGAACCACTGGCTGGAAGGGCTCGGCAAAAATCTGGGTGTGAACGGTTTCTACAGGGATTCCTATCACGTCGTCTTCGGCAGGGAGGGCGACGGAAAGACGGGGGCGGTGGAAATGGACGGAGGAAGGGAATATAACGTTGTGCAGATCAGAGGGACGGTCCGGCCCGCATCCATCCGGGTTAAGGACGACGTTAATTACATTTTCCGCGCCCATGTCGGCGGAGGCATGATTGCCGACGGCCCGCTGCCGGACGATTACGGAAGCGGCGACTGGAAAACCATTCTGACCAAGGATGGAAAAGGCACCCTCATTATAGAGACGGCGAACACCTATTCCGGTGGAACGGAAGTCAATGGCGGCAGGATCGTCATGCGTGACTCCTCCGCCCTGGGAACGGGGGAAATACGGATGTTTGACGGAACTTCCCTGGCTCTGGGTTATGCCAGTTCCGGATTTGTCCAGCAGGTGGCGTCCCTGAACAACCTGCTGACGGTTGCAGATGATTCCCGCGTAACGGTGACTCATACGGACAGGGTGATCGGCGCCGTGATTTCCCGGGTTCAGGGCGGCGCTGCCGCCAACCTGTTTTTGCAGGATTCCACCGACCATGCCAATAGCGTTTTCCGGCTGGACGACGGCTCCGGCTTTTCCGGAACCGTCAGCATGGGAGCGGCTGCCGGGGCCAGCGGAGTGGTGCAGGCCTCCCTGGCGCAAAACAAGTGGAACCATGCCTCCTTTGACCTGAGCTTGAACGGAGCGAAAACGACGGTGCTTCACCTCTATCCCATGGATGAGGGCCATGAATGGAGCCTGGCTGGAGTAGCGGGGATGGATGAGGAATCCGCCATTACGGCGGAGAAAAGCGCCGGGAAGGATTCCTCCGTTACGCTGCATTTGTCCACCCAGAGGCAGGACCGCGTTTACAATGGCGACATGGGATTCGGGCGGTATGTGGATATGTACGACAACGGCCTGATGAACGATTCCGGCTATATCAGCCTGATCAAGACGGGAACGTTCTCCCAGACTGTCGGGAACGCCCGCCTGGCAGGCCTGGACATTCAGGAGGGGATCATCAAGGTGGCGAAAACGCTTTTCCTGGAGGGGAAATTGAATGTTTCTGAAAACGGCAATCTGGTCGTAGGGGGCGGAAGTTCCAAAAACGTGTATGATTATGACTTGCAGGTGAATGACGGAGGCGTGCTGCGGCTGGGCAGCGGGTTCGGCTCCCTGTCCGGAACGGCTTATACGGAAAACGGCGTTGCCAAGGTCGGCAACATGATTCTTCTGAATGGCGGGGGCATATTGGGCATGCTGGATGCCGACTGGAACACCACTTATGAAATGGTGGTGGACGCCGGGAGCGCGGACTTCGTACTGGACACGACTGGATATGATCCGGACACCATGACCGCGTCCGGGGACAGCCATGTGATGACCTTCAACGGGGAAATCAAGCCCGGCAAAACCTCCGGGACCATCTGCATCAGGAACGACAACGCCGGCCGGAATGGCCGCGTGGTGCTGGGAGGCGCCAATACCTGGGACGGCACTTTCCGTGTGACGGACCATGCCGCCCTGGAACTGGCCCATGCGGAAGCCCTCAACACGAAGGCCGGAGTTGTTCTGCAAGGGGCGGACTCCCGGCTGGACGTCAAGGCCGGGGTTGTTTCCTACATCAGTTCCGTGGAGCTGAAGGGGATCGGAGCCTCTGTCAATACGCTGAACTCTTCTTCCCCGGCGGATGCCTCCGTGACGGTGACGGCGCGGACCGGGGCGGGTTCCTCCTCCGTGGCCGGGGCTTCGTTCGGGTCCTCCGGCGGGTACGGCATTGTCCGGGGCGGAAGTTCCGCTGACCGCGCCCTGTTCCATGGCGTGAAGGTGGAGGTCAGGACCGGGGCCGCCCTCTCCCATACGGAGTTTTCCGGGTCTCTGCTGGATGTCGCCGCGGGGCAGCAGGCCGTCATCGCCGACATGCTGATTCATGCTGCGGATTCCGGCATCAGGATGGGGGAACTTTCCTCCCTCACCGTTTCTTCCGCGGCCTCTTCCGTTCCCGGACTGAACATCAGCTATGCCGACGGCAATTTCTCCATGACGAATGCCTCCACCTGGACGACCAATGCGCTGATCACCGGAACGGGACAGGCATCCCTGGACTTTTCCGGAGGGGTGAATCTGCTGCTTACGGAATGCAGCGGCGGCCTGATGGACCAGTTGATGGCCTCCCGGGTGAGCACTATCAACTTTGTCCTGTGTGACAGGGACCTTCCGGGCAGCGCTTCCAACGCCGATTTTTCCACGGTCTGTGTGCTGTACGATACCGCCCTGAAAAATGCCGGTTTCGTGTTGGACAATGAAGGCACCTGGATGAATGACGGCGTGGTTACGCTGGTGCGTCCTGTTCCCGAACCCGCCTCCGCCGCACTGGGCCTCCTGGGGCTGGGGGTGCTTTTGCTGCGCCGCCGCAGGCATTGAGTGGTCACCGGGCTTCCGTGCTCCCTGTCCCTCTCTGGATTCAGGGCCGGGAGAGCGGCGCATAAAAAATCCGGGAACCGCGGAGAGAAACGCGATTCCCGGAAGAGAAATAGCTGGGAACTCCGTTATTCGGCGGATTTCGCCTGCTGCCAGCGGGCTTCCATCGCGTCCAGGTCCGCCTGGTCCAGTGTGAGGCCGTCTTTGGCCAGCAGGCGTTCCATTTTATTGAAACGCCGTTCGAACTTTTTGTTGGCGCCCGTCATGGCCACTTCCGGGTCTATTCCCTTTTTGCGGCACAGGTTCACCACGGAAAACAGCAGGTCCCCCAGTTCTTCCGTGATACGCGGATCTTCTTCCGGCAGGGGCAGTATCTCCTCGCATTCAGCCGTTTCTTCCTTCACCTTGTCCAGGGCTCCCTGGGCGTCCGGCCAGTCAAACCCGGCTTTCGCGGCTTTTTTCTGAAGTTTCCAAGCCCGGAGAAGGGCAGGCAGCCCCTTGCCCGTGCCGTGCAGATAGGGGGTGGATTCCGTCCCTTTTTCCTGTCTTTTGATCTTGTCCCACTGGGTCAGGACGGCGTCCGTCGTATCCGCCCGGGAGCTGGCGAATACGTGGGGGTGGCGGCGGATGAGCTTTTCACTGACTTCGGCGGCCACGTCATTGAAATCGAACCGTCCGTTTTCCTGGGCGATTTCCGCGTGAAAAACGACCTGGAGCAGCACGTCGCCCAGTTCCTCCCGCATTTGTTTCCAGTCGTCCCTTTGGATTGTGTCCACAGCCTCGTAAGCTTCCTCAATCATGTTGGTGATCAGTGATTTATGTGTCTGTTCGGCGTCCCAGGGGCAGCCTTGCGGCGCGCGCAGGCGCTTCATGATGGAGATGAGGCGCTGCATCTGGAGGGCAGGCTCGTGGCATTCAATCATTTCAGTGTCGTTCATGACAGGGGCCATACTAATCCCGCGGGGGCGGATGACTAGCAAAAATTCCGCTTTACCCGGAAGGAATCTCCCTGCACACTCGACCGCATGGAAGTTCACACGTGGAAAGAACGCACGGATGAAGGAACCCTGGTGTACAGGGCATGCCACCACGCCAATAAATGGAAGCTGGAATGCGCCCCCAAGGTGGGCCGTGCGGAACGCGACGATGTGGAATGGGAACAGGTGGAATTCACGCGTGACCTCTGGATTACTCTGCGCGACCTGCTGTGGCGCAAATACCAGCGCAAACGCTGCCCGTGGCGCCTGATTGAGGCCATTGACAAGCTTCTGGAAGACATGCCGGAGGAAGAATCCGCCGTCTCTCCGGATGAGGAGAATGAATAGCGGGTTTTCCCGGGAGCTTTTGATACGTGGGGGGAATGCTGGCGGAAATATTCAGGGAATGGTCTTCCTGGGTATATCCCTTTGTCTGTGAGCTATGCGGTTGCCGCAGCCCGGACGGAAGGTACGTCTGCCCGGCATGCCGGGAGCGTTTTATTTCCATAGAGCCACCCTTCTGCGCCGTTTGCGGGGAGCCGGCGGAGGGTTCCTTCATTCCCGGCGGGATGTGTTCCCGCTGTGCCGGGGACTCTCCCTCCTTTGAGGAGGCGCGCGCCGTGTACGTCAATGACGGAGAACTAAGGGAACTGCTTCTTTCCTTCAAATATGCCGGAGCCCTGCACTTGGCCGGAACCTTTGCGGGGATGATGGCGGAAGCCGTGCGCGGAAACCGCCACTGGTTCGGAGGAAGGGAGCGACTGCTGGTTCCGGTTCCGATGAACTGGCGCAAACTTGTCCGGAGAGGATACAACCAGACGGAGGAACTGGCCGTGCTGCTGGGGAAGGAACTTGGCTGGGCCGTCGCCCCGGTGCTGAAACGCCTGCCGGCCCGGATGCCCCAGGCAAGCCTGGCACGGGAACAGCGTCTCAGGCACGCCCGGAAAATATACGCTGCTCATGAAAGCAAGTTAAAACGCCGCCCCATCAGTGGCCGGGACATTCTTTTGGTGGATGACGTATTCACAACCGGAGCCACGGCAGATGCCTGTTCCCGTCTGTTGCTTCGCGCCGGAGCCTCTTCCGTCTGCGTGCTGACCCTGGCGCGGACGCACCATGCATGGCATGGCTGAACCGGAATTTTCTTTCACGCCCACTTCATCCTTCTTACAATGGGACCATGAATCTGGAGCTGGTGTTTCAAACGGAAGACGAGGTCATGTTTTATGATACGGATTGCGGAGGCGTGGTCCACAACTTGGCCTATCTGCGCATGATTGAAGCCTGCCGCACCAAACTGGGAGCAAAGCTGGGCATGGATTATAAAACCATGGGTGACCTCCAGCAATTCACCGTGGTGGTGCGCCACGAAATCGACTACGTTCGGCCGGCCGTTCTGGGGGATACGATTGTGACGACCGGATGGCTTCAGTCCGTGGAAAGAGCCAGTTTCTGGTGTGATTTCGAGATGTGCCGTGCTTCCAACAACGATTTGCTGGTGAGAGCTCATCAGAAACTTGCCTTCGTGCAGATGCCCCAGGGCCGTCCCGTACGCATTCCGTCTGAGTGGCGTACGCGGTGGCAGGAGTGCATGGAATCCTGATCTTTTTTCATCCCGTGCCCCATTTTACTCTTGCCATGCGTGGAAAGGTGGTGTTTACTGCTTCCGCCCTTCCACCAAGGGTAAAGTGCTTGGGTAGCTCAGTTGGTAGAGCAGTAGACTTTTAATCTATTGGTCCCGGGTTCGAGTCCCGGTCCAAGTACCACTTCTTTTTTCAATTGAAACTCCGCGGGGATTGATCCCCTGCGGAGTTTTTTATCGGTTGTATGGGCGAACCGGAAGGCTTATGAAAATTTCCAAGGGAGCCTTTCTCCTGAATGAACCGGGAAGCCGGGGGGTCAGGCGCAGGAATTCCGATCTTCCGGAAAGTCCGGACGGCTTGCCTTTCCGGCTACTCTTTTTTCTATTTTATGGAACAGTAGAAAGTGGTTTTTCAGATGATACAGCCATGATTTGATGACGGCCAGTTCATGGTCTTCCAGAACCACGGGCGGGGACAGAAGCGGGGTTCTCTTCACGGCCACTTCTATCAGGCCGACGATTTCATTCCTGTGGCACACTACGGGGACGGCAATGTATTGCAGATATTTTTTCTCCGGAGGCTGATTGCGCTTGCGGAAGAAAAAGCGCGCCACCTGGCGGGGCGTGGAGAGAACCAGGGGATTGAGACGGTGCTCCATGAATAGCTGTT
Protein-coding sequences here:
- a CDS encoding autotransporter-associated beta strand repeat-containing protein, which gives rise to MPSGGAARPEEGYDGAVTMEGSGDIFLESSNVSDAGNKDKYYRMDINLAGGADSRVYLGFSNSTARTAFLQGRIAGTGTLVLENTSRARVSIFDLTGADMSGFSGTLETAAPRSKMDGNGNYNTPVQVQAAGDMHSTVVDLSLIRQGGTNPGGLDNWLTSGVGTPAYVVLKLEGDLSTAGLEGDTAGGSSRVTVGNGKTATLTVDNAEDHEFKGIIGGAGADGAYHAGTADRDSYTTGKVIEADGTGIINLVKKGTGTQTLYAAHLGSLDIQNGTLRIGEGGGITLKDGFSMSSGARLDIASGASLTLNGSARASELALMSIQSSGTITFGHELVMDMEGTLELDSSVQFSHGSMLTVNAPGPDAESGISRKLVSVTDGHALSLSEGVYKEIIRYAEGKDADGNRIYRDIDVYGGITLNVQGSDRWQMLLTGLDSSSLTGTFFDTDKFTYYVWQGNASGSAEGNVWADGSSGSSPWEGGLTFRNGDREVCFGMKDLSGKDINSFDVCIEGTVGISSMTVTVDKTANNGLGYRFHAVAEGGGCIADGEADAPGYLRKEGQGMLTLATCNTFSGGTEILEGSILAAREGALGSGSIRMADGTQLYINYPFANELDSSYRNPTISNDIQIGFSSKDSARVIIGYSPMSLAERDENSENNSGYQWDYLTSRHWRTLSLTGRLSGYGELTLMGYTSTTSNGADKWASMFRISDENLPEGEKSDFSGTVKLDNYILYSSAKSSANANANNDRLDVRKPGAVQLSIEDDALRNARVDLTRGHAVNASDNGTAFEGKERMDLYHILLVRSDSILAGLQGDLIGKTQDTEYYGGTYSIAGEVDTLRVLTNSTSTLTLDVREADELYFDCDILPVEQAEYPLLSITGVEGIADSGRLNLDGDVLVRFSGYNFSGTSTIDKEYYLVTTENGIFVNGSLGGFQTRTISVGGGYFGIIKITEDSLNLVMTVTNTPTRTWYNGESGENDEAVAATDNVWYCQYGGGWPGNRPEPLAGRARQKSGCERFLQGFLSRRLRQGGRRKDGGGGNGRRKGI
- a CDS encoding autotransporter-associated beta strand repeat-containing protein, giving the protein MIADGPLPDDYGSGDWKTILTKDGKGTLIIETANTYSGGTEVNGGRIVMRDSSALGTGEIRMFDGTSLALGYASSGFVQQVASLNNLLTVADDSRVTVTHTDRVIGAVISRVQGGAAANLFLQDSTDHANSVFRLDDGSGFSGTVSMGAAAGASGVVQASLAQNKWNHASFDLSLNGAKTTVLHLYPMDEGHEWSLAGVAGMDEESAITAEKSAGKDSSVTLHLSTQRQDRVYNGDMGFGRYVDMYDNGLMNDSGYISLIKTGTFSQTVGNARLAGLDIQEGIIKVAKTLFLEGKLNVSENGNLVVGGGSSKNVYDYDLQVNDGGVLRLGSGFGSLSGTAYTENGVAKVGNMILLNGGGILGMLDADWNTTYEMVVDAGSADFVLDTTGYDPDTMTASGDSHVMTFNGEIKPGKTSGTICIRNDNAGRNGRVVLGGANTWDGTFRVTDHAALELAHAEALNTKAGVVLQGADSRLDVKAGVVSYISSVELKGIGASVNTLNSSSPADASVTVTARTGAGSSSVAGASFGSSGGYGIVRGGSSADRALFHGVKVEVRTGAALSHTEFSGSLLDVAAGQQAVIADMLIHAADSGIRMGELSSLTVSSAASSVPGLNISYADGNFSMTNASTWTTNALITGTGQASLDFSGGVNLLLTECSGGLMDQLMASRVSTINFVLCDRDLPGSASNADFSTVCVLYDTALKNAGFVLDNEGTWMNDGVVTLVRPVPEPASAALGLLGLGVLLLRRRRH
- the mazG gene encoding nucleoside triphosphate pyrophosphohydrolase, which translates into the protein MNDTEMIECHEPALQMQRLISIMKRLRAPQGCPWDAEQTHKSLITNMIEEAYEAVDTIQRDDWKQMREELGDVLLQVVFHAEIAQENGRFDFNDVAAEVSEKLIRRHPHVFASSRADTTDAVLTQWDKIKRQEKGTESTPYLHGTGKGLPALLRAWKLQKKAAKAGFDWPDAQGALDKVKEETAECEEILPLPEEDPRITEELGDLLFSVVNLCRKKGIDPEVAMTGANKKFERRFNKMERLLAKDGLTLDQADLDAMEARWQQAKSAE
- a CDS encoding ComF family protein produces the protein MLAEIFREWSSWVYPFVCELCGCRSPDGRYVCPACRERFISIEPPFCAVCGEPAEGSFIPGGMCSRCAGDSPSFEEARAVYVNDGELRELLLSFKYAGALHLAGTFAGMMAEAVRGNRHWFGGRERLLVPVPMNWRKLVRRGYNQTEELAVLLGKELGWAVAPVLKRLPARMPQASLAREQRLRHARKIYAAHESKLKRRPISGRDILLVDDVFTTGATADACSRLLLRAGASSVCVLTLARTHHAWHG
- a CDS encoding thioesterase family protein, producing MNLELVFQTEDEVMFYDTDCGGVVHNLAYLRMIEACRTKLGAKLGMDYKTMGDLQQFTVVVRHEIDYVRPAVLGDTIVTTGWLQSVERASFWCDFEMCRASNNDLLVRAHQKLAFVQMPQGRPVRIPSEWRTRWQECMES